Part of the Trichoderma asperellum chromosome 1, complete sequence genome is shown below.
CCGAATGTCTCGTCTCACCCGGCTGGCCAGCAACCTCTCCATTAACAAGCCCGTTTATAGCAGCCTCTTCAATCCCCTCGACGCCAGCATCTGTGTTTGCTGCCACCTCATCCTGGCTCTGAAATTCCGTCCAGCTGATACCTCGGTCTTCGACCTCTGCGCGGACGATGGCTAAGCGCTCTGCCATGCGGTCGATCACGACCTCGTTCTCCTTGATGGCGTCGATGCAGTCCTGGTCTGGCTCTGCGGCAGATGTGCTTGTGGATTCGCCTAGCGCGACGGAGGTGCCCTCTGCGAATGGCTTGAGCTGGTCGTTGGAGTATTGGAGGTGGGCGATGGAGTTGCGGATTTCGAGGACCTTGAGGTGAAGCATGCCGATGGAGAGGTCTTTGATCGCGGAGGCGAAGCGAGCTGGTGATATGGGGGTGGTGTCGGCGGACATGGTGGCGGTGTAGTAAGACTGTCCTCGAGCTGGAACTTTTATTGTTGTTTTGTAAGCCAGCAATAATAAAGAGTTGACGGGATCAGACGGGCTTTATACGAGAGAACTTCGATAAGTGTATGTGTAGAGCAGAGCTGAGGTTATCATGGAGGGGCTGCCCATCATGCACGTTATAGTGGGGTTAATGGGCTTTTAAACCGTATGGCGTACCCCTGCCAGCCTAAATCTGCGAGTGGCGCAACGCCCGCAATCTTCTATCCGATTCGGCAGAAGAAATTCTTAGCTGGATGGTGGGCAACCACTCTGATATCTCTCTCAAAACCCTCCAATTCGGGACCACAACACAGACTGGGGCCATCGTAGGCCTTTTCGGCATCTCCGGCGCGCAGTTGGCGCAttaaaacaaagaaaagaagattgcGAAAAAGACGTTTCCCCCCATTCGCAGCATGAATGGGCTCAGCTGCTCGAACGCTTCCTGGTCGCTGCTTAGGGCTGCGGCGAGGGGCATTTCGAGGCAGGCTGGAACGTgctcgacctcgacctcgaTAGCGAAGAATGGCGCGGCTACGACAGTTTCACGATGGATGTCATGCTGCGCTTTACAGACTCCCGAGAGAGGGGTGTTGAGGCGGACCGAATGGGCGGGATTGAAGGCGTGCAGGAAGCTTGATGGTGGTCGCCGGACGTTCTTTGGGCCAAAGATCATCCGGGATTATGAGGAGCTTCCCAAGGGCTATAGGGACCAAGCTGGGCTTGCCTTTAGCGGAAGGGATCTGTCAGCGGCGGAGGTCGACAAGATATTCGGTACGGGTATCGGCGGTAAACGGGCGAATCACTTGCTACGAATCTTACACGGTAGAAGAGTGTCGGGAACGCTGGAAGACCCTGCCTTTGCGATACATACGGCGCAGTTTACGGAAGAGGAGATTGCCAGGGCCTTGGCGTACCTGCGGAAAACGGTGCCGGTGGAGGAGATTAGGAATGCCGGCTTGAGAGCAGAGGACGAGCTGGAACAGATGGAGCAGGAAATGGAGCGGGCagccgagaagaaggcaaaagCCAACAAGGGGGAGgtcaaagaggaggaggaggaggaaagcGCGGCTGAAGTCTACACGCCTGATCCCATCTACGGCCGGAGCAAGATCGACGAGATGCGAGCTCGGAACAAGGCCAGAGAGAAGGCCAGGGAAAAGGCTCTCGAAGAAGAGCGCAAGGCAAAAGAAGCTGTCGAAGGCGTTTCTGGTCCATTGGCGAAGCGAGATAACCAGGTCCGGGAGATTACGAACCCTAAAGTGGCGGAATACTACAAGGCTGCGCAGTCGGACATGGAAGCACCACCGGAACTGAAGCCTTGGGAACGGATTCTGCCCTCTGCGACTGTTGTGGCTCTGGTACTTGGATTCTTCGCTGCGGTGGCCATGGTCTATGAGGAGCCCGCGCCGCGGTACAGACTGTTCCAGGAGGTATCGACTGCGCACGCAACGGTGGGAGCTCTGATTGCTATCAACGCCCTGGTATACTTGGGTTGGAGGGTTCCGCCCTTGTGGCGTCTCTTCAACAAGTACATGATCTTTGTTGTGGCGACGGTTCGGCCCGTCACGCTGTTCACTGCGGCGTTTTCGCACACAAAGCTCAGTCACTTGTTGGTCAACATGGTTCCCCTGTGGTTCGTCGGAACGTGCCTCCACGACGAAATTGGCCGCGCGGATTTCCTCGCGCTGTACCTCGGCTGCGGCTCTGTCGGTTTCCTGGGCAGTCTGATCACGTATACGCTCAGGGGCTGGTTGACGGTCACGTCGCTGGGCGCCTCGGGAGCGACGCTGGGATTGTGCTCGGCGTACTTTTGGGAGCATCGCACGGATGGATTTAAGATCTTTGGGCTGCCGCAAGACGGTGTCCATGGCATTGTGTTTTTGGCGTTGATCACGGCGGTGCAATTGGCTGGTTTGGGGAAGACGGTGAAGCTAAAGGTGGACATTGCGTCGCACATTGCTGGTATTGTGGCTGGTATATTGGGAATTGAGCTCTTGAATAGGacggagaggagaaaagcgCCTGTTGAGGGAGATAAGACGGTGATTGATATCTTGTCTGGAGAGACGAAGACGCATGGGGTGGCTGGTGAGACGAAATAGAGGCATGGCTTTTGATGCTATATAGAACTGCATGTACTTATGTAACAACACTACTTACTTTATGACATGATCTGAGAATTTCTGGAGGAAGTTGTATGGGAGCCATTGAGAGCACGATTTATTCGTGAGCTGTGCTGTGGTTCTGCTGTATGAATTTAGGATGAGAGCGCCCTGAGGGTTGATGCATAAGGCTGCAGATGCACTAAACCTTATGAATTTTTGGGTCATGGATGCCATAAGAATGATCTATGACCGTTATCAAATCTGAGTTGATTATAAGACTGCACCCTTaaaatgagaaaagaaggcATTCCAAAATCAGCACTTATATAATACCACCACCTTTACATTGTAGATCATTTGATACGtttctctgctctcttttccctttgggatggccgctgcagcccgtcgtcatcgccaggTTTGATGCAGTAGAGATGGAGAGCCAGCCCCACTGAAGGCTGCTACCCTAGCTGCCTGTTAGCGCGGATGCAGTTTCCGGGCAACGACAGCGTCATAACAGACCACCTTGGCAGGAACAAGCCGTGGGGCCCCACTCTTGCGGAAAGAAGAGTGTGAATGCGATGTGATGAGCTGGCAGGAGCTTTGCCTTGCAAGTGCTTTGAGGCGGCAAGGCGAGGTAACTTGCGCCAACGCAATATGACgatgtctctttttctcccacTGCCTCaattcttttccttcccttcatcttcatcttcatcttcatttccctctcttttccgATGAAACACGTGCTTGTGGTAACCTCCGTTACCAGCTCCATTTTATTCGTCCTCTCCTATTTTTGCGCTTGCTGCACTTTCCTTCAGCTGCCGATAGACCGATCAACCAAGCCAATGGGGCTGACCCTTACTTAGCCCTTAAACTCTCCAGAAATTTGCGCGCCGGAGCCTTTCGCGTTTTCGTGAGCGGCATAAGTAGTAGCCTTTAGGCAAACGATAGCTCGGAACTATCCACCACACACAACAATACTGCGTTTTCTGCTGCGCCGTGCTTGCATACGTTTGACGCCATTCGATCCAGCTCATTCTCTCTGCAGACGTTGCTTTGTGACAAAGACCAGCGCTAGCCCAAGGCGAGGCTGTGAAGAAACCTCGCTGCAAGTTACTGACTGGCATAAGCCTCAGCCCACTCTTTTCTGCCTCGCCAAAAGGGAACTCGATTGGCACATCCAGCCCCTAACGCCTGGAACGCAACGCCCCACGTTAGCGCCAAGATTGGCGCTGCACGTTCGCGTGCCGGGTTTTAGAAAGAGATTCGCTGCAAGCTGGGGTATTGGCGGTGGCCGCGCTTTCTGGCTTTCTGGTTGCTGGGCCTTGGTCTGCCCACACACCCCGAGACTCCGCATCTGCACCTGCAAAACTAAAACCTTGGGAGGCAAGCTGGCTCATATTCGCTCTTTCACCCTGCATCATTACGTTACCGCGAGACCGGATATAGCTTGGAAAACAGCAGAGATCCAGGCATAAGAGGAGGAACCTGAGAAagcaattttttcttctttctttgttccgAGATGATCTAGTTCAGATCGCGGCGCACTTGAATTTTCTCTCTAGGACGGCCTTGCGCGTCTTCCCATCACCCTTTgccctttcctttcctttttcgtTTTTATACAAGGACGACCTTCGATCTCAAGAACCATGGATGAACCATCAAGTCCTCTATCCTCGCCTCGTGGCTCTTTCCGCGACTCTActccgtcgtcgccgtcgtcgcccCTCTCGACCCTCTCAAACACGCCCTCCTTACCAGATACCTCTGTTTCTTTGGTCGACCCTTCACGACGGTATCCTTCGCCCATGTCGACGACTGCTTCCGGGGCCCAGTCTCCTATGAGATCAACAGCTATCATTAGCCTTGGCCAACCCGTCTCCGACAACGACTCTTCAAAGAGTGTAGATGACGAGCAACCCCCGGCTAAAAGACGTAAGGTTTATCAGCCCAAGGAGCGCACAACAGAATACTTGAATTACCTAAACAAGGACGAAAAGGATATGAcagctgaagagaaggcTCAGGAGAAGAGGTTGATCACGGCGTtgcgaaaaaagaagaagattgttgTTATTGCAGGTGCTGGCATCTCTGTATCGGCAGGAATTCCTGATTTTAGATCATCGACAGGCCTTTTCGCACGTGTCAAGAACCAACACAACTTGAAGGGTTCGGGCAAGCACCTATTCGACGCGTCTGTTTATAGACACGATTCGTCAACGCAATCTTTCCACAGCATGGTCCGGGAAATGAACGAAATGACCAAGAAGGCGAGCCCAACACCATTCCACCGCCTACTAGCATCCCTGGCCCAAGAAGGACGTTTAATGCGACTCTACTCTCAAAACATTGATTGTCTCGACGCGAATATGGAACCGCTAGCCACCGAGATTCCGCTGCCTCTCAAGGCTCCCTGGCCAGCTACCATCCAACTTCATGGTGGATTGCAGAAGATGGTCTGCAGCAAATGTGGCCATTTAGAGCCATTCAATGGGGAAATATTTGACGGACCTGAGGCTCCGTTGTGCAATGCGTGTGAAGAGCATGACAATCTAAGAACTTCATTTGCTGGAAAACGGAGTCACGGGATTGGGCGCATACGGCCGCGATTCGTGCTCTATAATGAGTATAAtccagatgaagaagctatCGGAAACGTGTCGAGTGCCGATTTGAAAGCCCGCCCAGACTGTGTCATTGTTGTTGGAACCACCCTCAAAGTTCCAGGCACGAGGAGGCTAGTCAGAGAGATGTGTCAGGTTGCAAGAGGCCGAAGAGATGGACTCACAATATGGATCAATACCGATGCAGAGCCCAAAGATGCGTTATTCAAAGACTGTTGGGATCTTGTTGTACGCTCTCCATGCGACAAAGTAGCTCACCTCGCAGCCTTGCCTCCGTGGGATTGCGACATTGGCAATGACTACCTTGTGTCTGCAGAGCAAGACGGCCAGAACCAGGAGCGTCTCAAGAATACCAAATTGGAAGTTGCGTTGCCACTTAGCCAAACTAACCCCGGCCATGATCGTGAGCTGGATGCTATCCCCACGCCACAACCCAGCCCTAAGCCTGCGGCTAAGAGGCAATTGAAGATTGTCCTCGGCAGGGAGCCTCCTGAAAACGCCAAACAAACCAAGGCGGCAGCGAAGCCGCGCCCTCGAAAGACAAAGCAGCCCGCTAAGCCCAAGGCTCCTCCAAAGAATGCCGTTACAGAGACGTTCAAAGCCGTCAAAAATGTCGCTAGAGGCAAGACTGCAGCGAAGGGGCTTGATGACCCCATTGATCTATCTTCTCAGCCGCTTCTCCTACCACCTCTGAAGTCCAAGCCCCTAAAGACAGAAATTGACTTCTCTTACGATACTCCCCGGAGTGATTTGAGCTCTCTACCTCCCTCCACCCCTATTGCGCCCACCCAAACCAAAGAGACGATATCTCCCAAGTCTATACCCCACAACATGGAAAATTTAATCGATTATTGAGTGAGACGATACAGGGTCAGCTAGAATATGTATAAATGGCATTGATATGacggcgtttttttttttcttttttgtttttccgGCGGGATGAAGCAGAAACCTTCGGCAGGTACATAACCGGTCATTCGTGGGATTGGGTATATCAATATCAGCAAGGCGATGGATTCTGGATGGGTTGGCAGCCCGGAACATAAAATAATGGGAACTTATGCCTACGATTATAAAGTATCTACTATTTCAAGTAGAGGAAACTGAAATGGACGGCTTATTCTTAGGGGTTTCAGGGGTCTAACAGGCAGATAGCCTAGAGAGGTTACAGCGAAAATGGAATACTGATGCTATATTTCACCTGATGATAGCTATTACGTTTGAAAAAGTGAAAACATCTGACTTATCATTCCCCTCTCACCTCATGCTTTGTATGGACTCCAAAAGAGCCCGTCGCCATTCCATTTCTCCTGTAGTCGATCCAGCTCTGCCAACTTCTCTCCAGA
Proteins encoded:
- a CDS encoding uncharacterized protein (TransMembrane:8 (i307-328o343-362i374-391o397-414i421-440o446-468i480-500o512-529i)~MEROPS:MER0015462) encodes the protein MNGLSCSNASWSLLRAAARGISRQAGTCSTSTSIAKNGAATTVSRWMSCCALQTPERGVLRRTEWAGLKACRKLDGGRRTFFGPKIIRDYEELPKGYRDQAGLAFSGRDLSAAEVDKIFGTGIGGKRANHLLRILHGRRVSGTLEDPAFAIHTAQFTEEEIARALAYLRKTVPVEEIRNAGLRAEDELEQMEQEMERAAEKKAKANKGEVKEEEEEESAAEVYTPDPIYGRSKIDEMRARNKAREKAREKALEEERKAKEAVEGVSGPLAKRDNQVREITNPKVAEYYKAAQSDMEAPPELKPWERILPSATVVALVLGFFAAVAMVYEEPAPRYRLFQEVSTAHATVGALIAINALVYLGWRVPPLWRLFNKYMIFVVATVRPVTLFTAAFSHTKLSHLLVNMVPLWFVGTCLHDEIGRADFLALYLGCGSVGFLGSLITYTLRGWLTVTSLGASGATLGLCSAYFWEHRTDGFKIFGLPQDGVHGIVFLALITAVQLAGLGKTVKLKVDIASHIAGIVAGILGIELLNRTERRKAPVEGDKTVIDILSGETKTHGVAGETK
- a CDS encoding uncharacterized protein (EggNog:ENOG41), which translates into the protein MSADTTPISPARFASAIKDLSIGMLHLKVLEIRNSIAHLQYSNDQLKPFAEGTSVALGESTSTSAAEPDQDCIDAIKENEVVIDRMAERLAIVRAEVEDRGISWTEFQSQDEVAANTDAGVEGIEEAAINGLVNGEVAGQPGETRHSAWTDGTFQTGTISNGQVRFDSQPAGQNAPANDSAAQSTTQGGESHGNTEEDGLHL